A genomic window from Vitis riparia cultivar Riparia Gloire de Montpellier isolate 1030 chromosome 16, EGFV_Vit.rip_1.0, whole genome shotgun sequence includes:
- the LOC117933052 gene encoding pentatricopeptide repeat-containing protein At3g49170, chloroplastic-like, which produces MITLSLPSPAQPLLPPSSKTLNPSRQNIIPSSLSLKNPNFEPLKNRLIRQLDVGRLHHAFSTLDLMTQQNAPPDLTTYSILLKSCIRFRNFQLGKLVHRKLMQSGLELDSVVLNTLISLYSKCGDTETARLIFEGMGNKRDLVSWSAMVSCFANNSMELQAIWTFLDMLELGFYPNEYCFAAVIRACSNANYAWVGEIIYGFVVKTGYLEADVCVGCELIDMFVKGSGDLGSAYKVFDKMPERNLVTWTLMITRFAQLGCARDAIDLFLDMELSGYVPDRFTYSSVLSACTELGLLALGKQLHSRVIRLGLALDVCVGCSLVDMYAKCAADGSVDDSRKVFERMPEHNVMSWTAIITAYVQSGECDKEAIELFCKMISGHIRPNHFSFSSVLKACGNLSDPYTGEQVYSYAVKLGIASVNCVGNSLISMYARSGRMEDAQKAFDILFEKNLVSYNAIVDGYAKNLKSEEAFLLFNEIADTGIGISAFTFASLLSGAASIGAMGKGEQIHGRLLKGGYKSNQCICNALISMYSRCGNIEAAFQVFNGMEDRNVISWTSMITGFAKHGFATRALEMFHKMLETGTKPNEITYVAVLSACSHVGMISEGQKHFNSMYKEHGIVPRMEHYACMVDLLGRSGLLVEAMEFINSMPLMADALVWRTLLGACRVHGNTELGRHAAEMILEQEPDDPAAYILLSNLHASAGQWKDVVKIRKSMKERNLIKEAGCSWIEVENRVHRFHVGETSHPQAWQIYQELDQLASKIKEMGYIPDTDFVLHDIEEEQKEQFLFQHSEKIAVAFGLISTIQSKPIRIFKNLRVCGDCHTAIKYISMATGREIVVRDSNRFHHIKNGVCSCNDYW; this is translated from the coding sequence ATGATaactctctctcttccctctCCCGCCCAACCCCTCCTCCCACCTTCttccaaaaccctaaacccttcCCGCCAAAACATTATCCCCTCCTCCCTCTCCCTCAAAAACCCCAACTTCGAGCCCCTCAAGAACCGTCTGATCCGCCAACTCGACGTGGGCCGCCTCCACCATGCATTCTCCACCCTTGATCTCATGACCCAGCAAAACGCCCCACCAGATCTCACCACCTACTCCATCCTCCTCAAGTCCTGCATCCGATTCCGCAACTTCCAACTCGGGAAACTCGTCCACCGGAAGCTAATGCAGTCTGGACTCGAGCTCGACTCGGTTGTGTTGAACACTCTGATCAGCTTGTACTCAAAATGTGGCGACACCGAAACCGCTAGGTTGATTTTTGAGGGAATGGGAAATAAGAGAGACTTGGTTTCATGGAGTGCGATGGTCTCATGTTTTGCGAATAACAGTATGGAGTTGCAAGCAATTTGGACATTTCTTGATATGCTTGAATTGGGGTTTTACCCGAATGAGTATTGCTTTGCGGCCGTGATTCGGGCTTGTTCAAACGCCAATTACGCCTGGGTTGGGGAGATAATTTATGGGTTTGTGGTGAAAACCGGGTACCTTGAGGCTGATGTCTGTGTTGGGTGCGAATTGATTGATATGTTTGTGAAGGGTAGTGGTGATTTGGGCTCAGCTTATAAGGTGTTTGACAAAATGCCTGAGAGAAATTTGGTTACTTGGACTTTAATGATAACTAGATTTGCGCAATTAGGTTGTGCAAGAGATGCAATTGATTTGTTTTTAGATATGGAATTGAGTGGTTATGTACCGGACCGTTTTACATATAGTAGTGTCCTTTCTGCTTGTACAGAATTAGGATTGTTAGCACTAGGAAAGCAATTGCATTCACGAGTAATACGTTTGGGATTGGCATTGGATGTTTGTGTTGGTTGTAGCTTGGTGGACATGTATGCAAAGTGTGCAGCAGATGGGTCAGTGGATGATTCAAGGAAGGTATTTGAGCGGATGCCTGAGCATAATGTTATGTCTTGGACTGCAATTATCACAGCGTATGTGCAAAGTGGAGAGTGTGATAAGGAAGCTATTGAACTTTTCTGCAAGATGATATCCGGTCATATACGGCCTaatcatttctcattttcaagTGTTCTCAAGGCATGTGGAAACCTTTCTGATCCATATACAGGTGAGCAGGTGTACAGCTATGCAGTGAAACTGGGCATAGCATCAGTGAATTGTGTGGGGAATTCTCTTATTAGCATGTATGCTAGGAGTGGAAGAATGGAAGATGCCCAAAAAGCTTTTGATATTCTCTTTGAGAAGAATTTGGTTTCTTACAATGCAATTGTTGATGGGTATGCCAAGAACTTGAAGTCTGAAGAAGCTTTTCTACTCTTTAATGAGATCGCAGATACTGGTATTGGTATCAGTGCTTTTACATTTGCTAGCTTGTTGAGTGGGGCTGCAAGTATAGGTGCAATGGGCAAAGGTGAGCAGATTCATGGTCGGTTATTGAAGGGAGGCTACAAGTCAAACCAATGCATTTGTAATGCTTTGATCTCTATGTATTCTAGGTGTGGTAACATTGAAGCTGCTTTTCAAGTTTTTAATGGGATGGAAGATCGGAATGTGATATCTTGGACTTCAATGATCACGGGTTTTGCAAAACATGGATTTGCAACCAGAGCTTTGGAAATGTTCCATAAAATGCTTGAGACAGGGACAAAGCCGAATGAGATCACCTATGTTGCCGTATTATCAGCTTGTAGCCATGTTGGTATGATCTCTGAGGGACAGAAACACTTCAATTCAATGTACAAAGAACATGGAATTGTCCCAAGAATGGAGCATTATGCATGTATGGTTGATTTACTAGGCCGGTCTGGACTTCTTGTAGAAGCCATGGAGTTCATTAACTCAATGCCCCTCATGGCTGATGCTCTGGTTTGGCGAACACTGCTTGGAGCCTGCCGTGTTCATGGTAATACAGAGCTTGGAAGACATGCTGCAGAGATGATTCTTGAGCAGGAACCAGATGACCCAGCAGCATATATCTTACTATCAAACTTGCATGCTTCAGCAGGTCAGTGGAAAGACGTAGTGAAGATCAGAAAAAGTATGAAAGAGCGTAATTTGATCAAAGAAGCTGGCTGTAGTTGGATTGAGGTAGAAAATAGGGTGCACAGGTTCCATGTAGGGGAGACTTCCCACCCTCAAGCCTGGCAGATTTATCAAGAACTGGACCAACTGGCTTCCAAAATAAAGGAGATGGGTTACATCCCTGACACAGACTTTGTTCTTCACGACATAGAAGAAGAACAAAAGGAGCAATTCTTGTTCCAACACAGTGAGAAAATAGCAGTGGCATTTGGGCTTATAAGCACAATCCAGTCGAAACCCATCAGGATATTTAAGAATCTTCGCGTCTGTGGCGATTGCCATACTGCAATAAAGTACATTTCAATGGCAACAGGGAGAGAAATAGTAGTAAGGGACTCTAACCGGTTTCATCATATAAAGAATGGGGTGTGCTCTTGTAATGATTACTGGTGA